In one Modestobacter sp. L9-4 genomic region, the following are encoded:
- a CDS encoding mycoredoxin encodes MSAPAAAVTMYTTNWCGYCMRLKKLMQREGIEFAEVNIEEVEGAADVVMAANGGNQTVPTLVFTDGTALTNPSIDQVKAQLAASPSA; translated from the coding sequence ATGAGCGCTCCGGCAGCCGCGGTGACGATGTACACGACGAACTGGTGCGGCTACTGCATGCGGCTGAAGAAGCTGATGCAGCGCGAGGGCATCGAGTTCGCCGAGGTGAACATCGAGGAGGTCGAGGGTGCGGCCGACGTCGTGATGGCCGCCAACGGGGGCAACCAGACGGTGCCCACGCTGGTGTTCACCGACGGCACCGCGCTCACCAACCCGAGCATCGACCAGGTGAAGGCCCAGCTCGCGGCGTCCCCCAGCGCGTGA
- the nudC gene encoding NAD(+) diphosphatase — MTVPDGGSTTADNPPPPTRGEWPDDSRAGAVTDVPLLSRTAHDRGHLERLLPDPARGRPVQVLLVDDQRNVPVHEGPQGPELVYEERSAYPEGAIYLGEADGVPYAALRAPRPDTVGGRPVDSWTGLRQVGAQLGDLDAGLLSQAIGIIEWHERNRFSPITGAPTTVVRAGWAQHDPESGREVFPRTDPAVIMLVHDGGDRCVLGRQAAWPAGRFSILAGFVEPGESAEAAVAREVAEEVGIGVTDVRYVSSQPWPFPQSLMLGYVARATDLELQVDDDEIEEARWFTRDELRSGTGPQALPPNVSIARHIIDRWVAGEFS, encoded by the coding sequence GTGACCGTCCCCGACGGCGGCAGCACGACGGCCGACAACCCGCCGCCGCCCACTCGCGGCGAGTGGCCCGACGACAGCCGGGCCGGTGCGGTCACCGACGTCCCGCTGCTGTCCCGCACCGCGCACGACCGCGGGCACCTCGAGCGGCTGCTGCCCGACCCCGCCCGGGGCCGGCCGGTGCAGGTGCTGCTGGTCGACGACCAGCGCAACGTGCCGGTGCACGAGGGACCGCAGGGTCCCGAGCTGGTCTACGAGGAGCGCTCGGCCTACCCCGAGGGCGCGATCTATCTCGGTGAGGCCGACGGGGTGCCCTACGCGGCCCTGCGCGCGCCCCGCCCCGACACCGTCGGCGGGCGGCCGGTCGACAGCTGGACCGGGCTGCGTCAGGTGGGTGCCCAGCTGGGCGACCTCGACGCCGGCCTGCTGTCCCAGGCCATCGGGATCATCGAGTGGCACGAGCGCAACCGGTTCTCCCCGATCACCGGTGCCCCGACCACGGTCGTGCGCGCCGGCTGGGCGCAGCACGACCCGGAGAGCGGACGCGAGGTCTTCCCGCGCACCGACCCCGCGGTGATCATGCTCGTGCACGACGGCGGCGACCGGTGCGTGCTCGGCCGGCAGGCCGCGTGGCCGGCCGGCCGGTTCTCCATCCTGGCCGGGTTCGTCGAGCCGGGGGAGTCCGCCGAGGCCGCGGTCGCCCGCGAGGTCGCCGAGGAGGTGGGCATCGGGGTCACCGACGTCCGCTACGTCTCCAGCCAGCCGTGGCCGTTCCCGCAGTCGCTGATGCTCGGCTACGTCGCCCGCGCCACCGACCTGGAGCTGCAGGTCGACGACGACGAGATCGAGGAGGCGCGCTGGTTCACCCGCGACGAGCTGCGCTCCGGCACCGGTCCGCAGGCGCTCCCGCCGAACGTCTCCATCGCCCGGCACATCATCGACCGCTGGGTGGCCGGCGAGTTCTCCTGA
- a CDS encoding uridine kinase: MTGPRVLADALAERLPSLSRPSVVVPAEGFYRPASLRLEHGRTDPDARYSDWLDSGALSREVLDRCGPGGSGEYLPALWDLERDRAARLPRRPAPDGGVLLVPGSLLQGLGLAFDVVVHLRLSPAARRRRVPADRAWELPAFDRYDDEVDPVSLADAVVLADHADRPALVLQGRLTP; encoded by the coding sequence GTGACCGGTCCGCGGGTGCTGGCCGACGCGCTCGCCGAACGGCTGCCGAGCCTGAGCCGCCCGTCGGTCGTCGTCCCGGCGGAGGGCTTCTACCGCCCGGCGTCGCTGCGGCTGGAGCACGGGCGCACCGACCCTGACGCCCGCTACAGCGACTGGCTGGACAGCGGGGCGCTGTCCCGCGAGGTGCTCGACCGCTGCGGCCCGGGCGGGTCGGGTGAGTACCTGCCCGCGCTGTGGGACCTGGAGCGGGACCGCGCCGCCCGCCTGCCGCGCCGGCCGGCCCCCGACGGCGGCGTCCTGCTGGTGCCCGGGTCGCTGCTGCAGGGCCTCGGGCTGGCCTTCGACGTCGTGGTGCACCTGCGGCTCTCCCCCGCGGCCCGGCGTCGGCGGGTGCCGGCCGACCGCGCGTGGGAGCTGCCGGCCTTCGACCGCTACGACGACGAGGTGGACCCGGTGTCCCTGGCCGACGCGGTGGTGCTCGCCGACCACGCCGACCGCCCGGCCCTCGTCCTGCAGGGCCGCCTCACCCCGTGA
- a CDS encoding ANTAR domain-containing protein, with protein sequence MHPAVPVLFPPEVLTGPAGAPAALVVRTTRGWAVLGGDRDVAHRDPVVDGVPLVEAMTLADLLASELGAGPEPDRASRRAARSADRPGQAGPAPDEGTDPRDAEIATLRRTVNQLEHALAARVSIERAIGVLAERHGTTPRAAFEELRGRARSQGRPATELAGEVLDGLPLRPAVAVRPGEPHTPGQGAPTRPGDEDAVPGTPS encoded by the coding sequence GTGCACCCGGCCGTCCCGGTGCTCTTCCCGCCCGAGGTCCTCACCGGACCCGCGGGTGCCCCGGCCGCACTCGTGGTGCGCACCACCCGTGGGTGGGCCGTCCTGGGTGGCGACCGTGACGTCGCGCACCGGGACCCCGTCGTCGACGGCGTGCCCCTGGTCGAGGCGATGACCCTGGCCGACCTGCTCGCCAGCGAGCTGGGTGCGGGTCCCGAGCCGGACCGGGCCAGCCGGCGCGCCGCCCGGTCGGCGGACCGTCCCGGTCAGGCCGGACCGGCACCGGACGAGGGCACCGACCCCCGCGATGCCGAGATCGCCACCCTGCGCCGCACCGTCAACCAGCTCGAGCACGCCCTCGCCGCCCGGGTCTCCATCGAGCGGGCGATCGGCGTGCTCGCCGAGCGGCACGGCACCACCCCGCGCGCCGCCTTCGAGGAGCTGCGCGGTCGGGCCCGGTCCCAGGGCCGACCGGCCACCGAGCTGGCCGGTGAGGTGCTCGACGGCCTGCCGCTGCGCCCCGCCGTCGCCGTCCGGCCCGGTGAGCCGCACACCCCGGGCCAGGGCGCACCGACCCGTCCCGGTGACGAGGACGCCGTCCCGGGGACACCGAGCTGA